The following coding sequences are from one Eucalyptus grandis isolate ANBG69807.140 chromosome 11, ASM1654582v1, whole genome shotgun sequence window:
- the LOC120289989 gene encoding uncharacterized protein LOC120289989, producing MLRVQNQKESADTQLYLKFQKFESRAESYKPYDLRNANKTPVQVIRLLRSNSPRVLMASLQHGFCRLPPPWKGMARRYDSAAEETVRERRAAIESGRLKGRRLFDMPDSGDGEAETCSGLSGVTDGDNDDDDDDEDDCCDQIKTSEEVVAAEDGGRCLSSSSSSSSLGTGEIEKKRKMVRGLMAGGRWIGMVSVLLVVAVVAMRSCATGHGGDGYMNLVPT from the coding sequence ATGCTTCGAGTGCAGAACCAAAAGGAAAGTGCCGACACCCAACTGTACCTCAAGTTCCAGAAGTTTGAATCAAGAGCGGAATCCTATAAACCATACGACCTCCGCAATGCCAATAAAACCCCGGTCCAAGTCATTCGGCTCCTGAGGAGCAACTCTCCACGAGTCCTCATGGCCTCACTTCAGCACGGATTTTGTAGGTTACCACCGCCCTGGAAGGGAATGGCAAGGCGCTACGACTCAGCTGCGGAAGAGACGGTGAGAGAGAGACGAGCCGCCATCGAGAGTGGCAGGTTGAAGGGAAGGAGATTGTTCGACATGCCGGACTCGGGAGATGGAGAAGCGGAGACATGCAGTGGGTTAAGTGGTGTAACTGATGGTgacaacgacgacgacgacgacgatgaagATGACTGCTGTGATCAGATCAAGACAAGTGAGGAAGTGGTGGCAGCGGAGGATGGTGGTCGCTGCttgtcatcatcgtcatcgtcttcttctctaGGCACAGGGGaaatagagaagaagagaaagatggTAAGGGGGTTGATGGCGGGCGGGAGATGGATCGGGATGGTTTCGGTACTGCTCGTGGTTGCCGTGGTCGCCATGAGAAGCTGTGCAACTGGCCATGGAGGCGACGGCTATATGAATCTCGTCCCTACTTGA
- the LOC104426139 gene encoding heavy metal-associated isoprenylated plant protein 7-like, whose amino-acid sequence MGEEEKKPKAQEEAKKPEEAKPEKKPEKAADEEKGEKKAEESKDPPPPPPEIVLKVYMHCEGCARKVRRSLSGFDGVEEVTTDCRTHKVVVKGEKADPLKVLERVQKKSHRQVELLSPIPQPPAPEEKKPEEKEAPKPEEKKEEPPQVITVVLSVHMHCEACSQAIKKRILRMKGVESAEPDLKSSQVTVKGVFEPPKLVEYVHRRTGKHAVVVKQEPEKKEEEKPKDAKEEKKAEEGGGDKKSEGESKDKKEGDAAAEPKAEAAEEGKVVEMKKQEYYYHPHLYSAPRYMPMPMDFYAPPPQPLPPPPPPYYYNQPLMAAPYNPYAQTYPPPPQIFSDENPNACSVM is encoded by the exons ATGGGAgag gaggagaagaagccaaAGGCTCAGGAGGAGGCCAAGAAGCCGGAGGAAGCGAAACCGGAGAAGAAGCCCGAGAAAGCGGCCGATGAAGAGAAGGGAGAGAAGAAGGCGGAGGAATCTAAGGacccgcctcctcctccgcctgaGATAGTGCTCAAAGTGTACATGCATTGCGAGGGCTGTGCTCGCAAGGTCCGCCGGAGCCTCAGCGGCTTCGATG GAGTGGAAGAGGTGACGACGGACTGCAGGACGCACAAGGTGGTGGTGAAGGGAGAGAAAGCAGATCCGCTCAAAGTGTTGGAGAGAGTGCAGAAGAAGAGCCACCGACAAGTGGAGCTTCTCTCCCCTATTCCGCAGCCACCTGCTCCGGAAGAGAAGAAGCCTGAGGAGAAAGAAGCCCCCAAGCccgaagagaagaaagaagag CCGCCGCAGGTGATCACGGTGGTGCTCAGCGTTCACATGCATTGCGAGGCCTGTTCTCAGGCAATCAAGAAACGCATCCTCAGGATGAAAG GGGTGGAATCTGCTGAGCCAGATCTGAAGAGCTCGCAGGTGACGGTGAAGGGGGTTTTCGAGCCACCGAAGCTGGTGGAGTACGTGCACAGGAGGACGGGGAAGCACGCGGTGGTAGTGAAGCAAGAGccagagaagaaagaggaagagaagccCAAAGACGccaaggaagagaagaaggcggaggaaggaggaggggacaagaagagcgagggagagagcAAAGACAAGAAGGAAGGCGACGCCGCCGCCGAGCCCAAGGCGGAGGCCGCCGAAGAGGGCAAGGTGGTGGAGATGAAGAAGCAAGAGTACTATTACCATCCACACTTGTACTCTGCCCCGAGATATATGCCCATGCCCATGGATTTCTACGCACCTCCGCCTCAGCCTCTGCCCCCGCCTCCGCCACCATACTATTACAATCAACCTCTAATGGCTGCACCGTACAATCCCTACGCTCAGACGTACCCTCCCCCTCCCCAGATCTTCAGCGATGAGAACCCTAATGCCTGTTCTGTCATGTAA
- the LOC104426144 gene encoding gamma carbonic anhydrase-like 2, mitochondrial has product MATLARISRRALATAVSNHGHRALCRRAFSAEAATAAAAAKTIAPSPDRVKWDYRGQRKIIPLGQWLPKVAVDAYVAPNVVLAGQVTVGDGASVWSGSVLRGDLNKITVGFCANVQERCVVHAAWSSPTGLPAETTIERFVTIGAYSLLRSCTIEPECIIGQHSILMEGSLVETHSILEAGSVVPPGRRIPTGELWAGNPARFVRTLTHEETLEIPKLAVAINDLSKSHFSEFLPYSTVYLEVEKFKKSLGISI; this is encoded by the exons ATGGCCACCTTAGCCCGCATTTCCAGACGAGCCCTAGCCACCGCGGTCTCCAACCACGGCCACCGCGCCCTCTGCCGCCGCGCCTTCTCCGccgaggcggcgacggcggcggcggcggcgaagacgATCGCGCCGTCGCCGGATCGGGTGAAATGGGACTACCGAGGCCAGAGGAAGATCATCCCGCTGGGGCAGTGGCTCCCCAAGGTCGCCGTCGACGCCTACGTGGCCCCGAACGTCGTCCTCGCCGGTCAGGTCACGGTCGGCGACGGGGCGTCCGTCTGGAGCGGGTCGGTCCTCCGGGGCGACCTCAACAAGATCACCGTCGGGTTCTGCGCCAATGTCCAGGAGAGATGCGTCGTTCACGCCGCCTGGTCTTCTCCAACAG GTTTGCCAGCAGAGACAACTATTGAGAGGTTCGTGACCATTGGTGCATACAGCCTCTTGCGGTCGTGCACGATTGAGCCTGAGTGCATTATTGGTCAGCACTCCATTCTTATGGAAGGTTCCTTGGTGGAGACCcactcaattcttgaagctgGGTCGGTGGTCCCCCCAGGAAGGAGAATTCCAACTGGTGAACTTTGGGCTGGAAATCCTGCAAGGTTTGTCCGGACACTCACTCATGAAGAGACATTAGAAATCCCTAAACTTGCCGTTGCAATAAACGATCTGAGTAAGAGCCACTTCTCAGAGTTTCTCCCTTATTCAACTGTGTATTTGGAGGTTGAGAAGTTCAAGAAATCCTTGGGGATTTCCATATAA
- the LOC104426143 gene encoding squamosa promoter-binding-like protein 13A, translating into MDWNLKAPWDLTEFGQETLPGSHGADGPNSYGIPSAKGEFSVDLKLGQMSNTVNEPVNMWKDSGVSKMASSPSGSSKRARSASSGGQAVHCLVDGCNADLSNCREYHRRHKVCEVHSKTPEVTINGRKQRFCQQCSRFHSLEEFDEGKRSCRKRLDGHNRRRRKPQPDPLSRSADIFSSFRGPQLVPLSNSQVYPTTAVGNPTWAGVVNPEQEAALYARHQHLYGSSSSIYGGGKQIKFLQGNNPVLSSQMSAESSVCQQLPRTIVSSDSGGLGRNMFYDRLVSESDCALSLLSSPQMQTSGTNFSHLAHQNSHRGNHSSEPLDSVRISSGSGRNTNSQGLFHLGSEGRQRNEASQVIPFHWD; encoded by the exons ATGGATTGGAATCTGAAAGCTCCTTGGGATTTGACTGAATTTGGCCAAGAAACCCTGCCAGGCAGCCATGGAGCTGATGGGCCGAATAGCTATGGGATTCCTAGTGCAAAAGGAGAATTTTCGGTTGATTTGAAGCTGGGTCAAATGAGTAACACAGTGAACGAACCGGTAAATATGTGGAAGGACTCTGGTGTCTCAAAGATGGCATCGTCTCCATCGGGGTCGTCGAAGAGGGCTCGATCGGCGAGCAGTGGGGGTCAGGCAGTACATTGCCTTGTTGACGGTTGCAATGCGGACCTTAGTAACTGTAGAGAGTACCATAGGCGCCACAAGGTCTGCGAAGTTCACTCCAAGACTCCCGAGGTGACGATTAATGGTAGAAAACAAAGGTTTTGTCAGCAATGCAGCAG GTTCCATTCACTGGAGGAATTTGATGAGGGCAAAAGGAGTTGCAGGAAGCGCCTTGATGGACATAACAGAAGGCGAAGAAAACCTCAGCCGGATCCACTAAGTCGGTCAGCAGACATCTTTTCCAGTTTTCGAG GTCCCCAATTAGTACCGCTATCTAACTCACAGGTATATCCCACTACTGCTGTTGGCAACCCAACATGGGCCGGAGTTGTCAATCCTGAACAGGAGGCTGCTCTATATGCCCGCCACCAACACCTATATGGGTCATCCTCTAGCATATATGGGGGAGGCAAACAAATTAAATTCTTGCAAGGGAATAATCCCGTGTTGAGCAGCCAAATGTCTGCCGAATCTTCTGTATGTCAGCAGCTCCCTAGGACAATTGTTTCGTCTGATAGTGGTGGGCTTGGCCGCAATATGTTCTATGACCGGCTAGTCAGCGAATCGGACtgtgctctctctcttctgtcatCACCACAGATGCAGACTTCAGGAACTAATTTCAGCCATCTGGCGCACCAAAACTCCCACCGCGGTAATCACAGCTCAGAGCCCTTGGACTCTGTTCGCATTTCCAGTGGCAGCGGAAGGAATACCAATTCCCAGGGATTGTTCCACTTAGGATCTGAAGGACGGCAAAGGAATGAAGCCTCTCAAGTAATTCCCTTTCACTGGGACTAG
- the LOC104426142 gene encoding SUMO-activating enzyme subunit 1A encodes MDGEELTQQETELYDRQIRVWGVDAQRRLSKANVLVCGMTGTVAEFCKNIVLAGVGSVTLVDDGVVTEAALSANFLIPPDESVSKGRTLAELCCDSLLEFNSMVRVSVEKGDISSFGEDFFSKFDVVVISSCSLATKKLINEKCRRLLRRVAFYTVDCRDSCGEIFVDLQNYKYTKKKVDEAVEFELKYPSFEEAITTPWKRLPRRMARLYFAMRVIEKFEEAEGRKPGETSILDFPGVMKKRQELCEEESFNESQIPDYLLERLVVGTREFPPVCAVIGGILGQEVIKAISGKGDPLKNFFFFDAFDGKGIIEDISNPDAAS; translated from the exons ATGGACGGGGAGGAGTTGACGCAGCAGGAAACCGAACTCTACGATCGTCAAATTAGGGTTTGGGGCGTTGATGCCCAGAGGAg GTTGAGCAAAGCCAATGTTCTTGTCTGTGGAATGACGGGAACTGTTGCCGAG TTTTGCAAGAACATTGTGCTAGCAGGAGTTGGGAGTGTGACCCTGGTGGATGATGGGGTAGTCACTGAAGCGGCATTGTCTGCCAATTTTCTGATTCCTCCTGATGAGAGCGTGTCTAAGGGCAGGACTCTTGCCGAGCTCTGTTGTGATTCTCTCTTAGAGTTTAATTCTATGGTCCGTGTATCGGTTGAAAAAG GTGATATATCGAGCTTTGGTGAAGATTTCTTCTCTAAATTTGACGTGGTTGTCATTAGTTCATGCTCACTGGCTACTAAG AAACTGATTAACGAGAAATGTCGGAGATTGTTGAGGCGCGTGGCATTTTACACTGTAGATTGCAGAGACTCATGCGGAGAAATTTTTGTCGATCTCCAAAATTACAAATACACAAAG AAAAAAGTTGATGAAGCTGTTGAATTCGAACTAAAGTATCCTAGTTTTGAG GAAGCAATTACAACACCTTGGAAAAGGCTACCCAGGAGAATGGCGAGGCTCTATTTTGCCATGAGAG TCATCGAAAAGTTTGAAGAGGCAGAAGGGCGTAAGCCTGGCGAAACTTCGATTCTTGATTTTCCTGGTGTTATGAAGAAGAGACAGGAACTTTGCGAGGAAGAG TCATTCAATGAATCTCAAATTCCGGATTATCTACTAGAAAGATTGGTGGTTGGTACGAGAGAATTTCCACCAGTTTGTGCAGTCATTGGGGGAATTCTTGGACAG GAGGTGATAAAAGCGATATCTGGGAAGGGAGATCCTcttaagaactttttcttctttgatgcTTTTGATGGCAAAGGGATAATAGAAGACATATCAAATCCAGATGCTGCAAGCTGA